A window of the Gaiellales bacterium genome harbors these coding sequences:
- a CDS encoding alpha/beta hydrolase: MNAARPLSEGTPEEGRAAFRLLNQLAARVVPQVEVGSVEEVSDAPVPMRIYRPSGDAIATLMFIHGGGFVIGDLDSYDAQCRILCSRVGVTVVSVDYRLAPEHPFPAGVEDALAAFDWVAEHEAGPIVVGGDSAGGNLSTVTAQARRDSGIAAQLLIYPAADLANEYPSMEENGEGLFLTRDDMDWFHHHYLGEDDAARSDPRASPLLADDLSGLPPALVYTAQYDPLRDAGDAYAEALSAAGVEVIHRRFEGLVHGFFGLGPLSRAAQAAIDQICDDLRGVLAESG; the protein is encoded by the coding sequence GTGAACGCGGCGCGCCCTCTTTCGGAGGGAACGCCGGAGGAGGGCCGTGCCGCGTTCCGGCTGCTGAACCAGCTCGCCGCGCGGGTCGTGCCGCAGGTCGAGGTCGGGTCGGTGGAGGAGGTGTCCGACGCGCCCGTGCCGATGCGGATCTACCGCCCGTCGGGTGACGCGATCGCGACGCTGATGTTCATCCACGGCGGCGGCTTCGTGATCGGGGACCTCGACTCGTACGACGCGCAGTGCCGGATCCTGTGCTCACGAGTCGGCGTGACGGTGGTGAGCGTCGACTACAGGCTCGCGCCGGAGCATCCGTTCCCGGCGGGCGTCGAGGACGCGCTCGCTGCGTTCGACTGGGTGGCCGAGCACGAGGCGGGGCCGATCGTGGTGGGCGGCGACTCGGCTGGCGGCAACCTGTCGACGGTCACGGCCCAGGCGCGCCGTGATTCCGGCATCGCTGCGCAGCTCCTCATCTACCCGGCGGCCGACCTCGCCAACGAGTATCCGTCCATGGAGGAGAACGGAGAGGGTCTCTTCCTCACGCGCGACGACATGGACTGGTTCCACCACCACTACCTCGGCGAGGACGACGCGGCGCGCTCCGACCCGCGCGCCTCGCCGTTGCTGGCGGACGACCTCTCGGGGCTGCCGCCGGCGCTCGTCTACACCGCGCAGTACGACCCCCTGCGCGACGCCGGCGACGCCTACGCCGAGGCCCTCTCGGCGGCCGGGGTGGAGGTCATCCACCGCCGCTTCGAGGGCCTCGTACACGGGTTCTTCGGGCTCGGGCCGCTGAGCCGGGCCGCGCAGGCCGCGA